AAGCCCCTCTTACGTTCGCGCAGACCGATCTCCTGTTGAAATATCTTCATTATTGTTTAATGATGCTTTTATTGTAGCCCGTAATAAACCTTACCGACAGGCGAACATAGGGATATTTTTTATCCGTATCGTCGAAATCAGCATAATTGCCGTGCAAATTGAAATAGCCGGCCTCGGCAGAAAGTGAAAATCCATTCAGCAGGGCGTAAATAAATTCATTGGAGATAGCATGCAGGAAATAATCGGACTTATTACCATTCAATGTTTTCATCCAGCCGCCGCGATAATTGACGCCGAGCGAGACTTTCGAATCGAAACTAACCCTGCCGCCGGCATTAATGGCAAAACCCGGGCCATAGTCGTAATTACGACCGTTATAAAGATGAGGGTCGGGCACGGCCGCGAGTAGCACTGGCCCGAGGCCGAACGATGTATTGAGGACGAACTTGCCTGGTAAGTTAACCTGGGAATATAGGTTCATTTTAACGCTTTGGGCCCCAAAGAAAAAAGCTGCATTATGGTAATAATCGTAATTGGCTGAAAGGATGGCGAGGTGTGTGTTGTTTTTGCCGTATATCTTCCAACCTGTTAGCGATCCATAAACGCTTACTATATTCAGTTTGGTGCTGTCATCCTGTCCAAATTCGGTTAGTATGGTGATATTGGTAAAGGGCACCTTAAAATTTTGGTTGGCATCGCCATATAATAATTTGATGCGCCCGTACCAGCCAAAACGCCCATTCTTAAAAGGGCTTTTGTTGTTTACGCTAAAATTCCGTAAACCGGCGTCAAATTCTACCTGAAGGCGCGAAGAATCATGATCGGTAGAATTGCCATAAATTTTTCCCCATTTTCCGTCGAGCAGTCGGTTGATACCATTAACGGGATTAACCAGCAACGCCAGCACTTCGCTTGCCTGGCGCTTAAGCCCGCGCGAACGGTTATTGACAATTTTGTTGGATAGGCGGTAAGTCATTTCGCCCAGGATTATTCCCCCGAAACTGGTATTAATAAAGTCGTTTGGAGCAGGCGCCTGGTTCTCTGCGGCTGTTTCCCATATATAACTCCCTACAAAGGCAGCAGGGGCCGACTGCCAGAAGCTGTATCCATTTGTCCGAAATGTATTGAAAAAATAATTGCCATGATAAGGATGGCCAAATTGGTTGGTTTGAAATTCGTCGTTATCCCAGGCCCAATTGTTGAGATTCAAATTATG
Above is a window of Mucilaginibacter ginsenosidivorans DNA encoding:
- a CDS encoding DUF3943 domain-containing protein, with product MTLPFSFSARAQRYVNSYKLYPKDSSFRYLQPDIPKKHFGRAATELVLAEVVPWTIDRYIRKADYAKISFKTVGHNLNLNNWAWDNDEFQTNQFGHPYHGNYFFNTFRTNGYSFWQSAPAAFVGSYIWETAAENQAPAPNDFINTSFGGIILGEMTYRLSNKIVNNRSRGLKRQASEVLALLVNPVNGINRLLDGKWGKIYGNSTDHDSSRLQVEFDAGLRNFSVNNKSPFKNGRFGWYGRIKLLYGDANQNFKVPFTNITILTEFGQDDSTKLNIVSVYGSLTGWKIYGKNNTHLAILSANYDYYHNAAFFFGAQSVKMNLYSQVNLPGKFVLNTSFGLGPVLLAAVPDPHLYNGRNYDYGPGFAINAGGRVSFDSKVSLGVNYRGGWMKTLNGNKSDYFLHAISNEFIYALLNGFSLSAEAGYFNLHGNYADFDDTDKKYPYVRLSVRFITGYNKSIIKQ